A segment of the Brienomyrus brachyistius isolate T26 chromosome 13, BBRACH_0.4, whole genome shotgun sequence genome:
ATGTTTGTCCACTCATGTATGGAGAACCTGTCAGAACCGTCCCCTTTAAAAAATGGAGGCGGCTCTAAGCTCGGCTGCACTACCACGTTCAGCTGGGTCCAGAGCCATTAGCAGACTGGTCAGACGAGTGAGAAAAAGACCGACTACCACTGGGCTGGTGCTTGGTGGACAAGTTAGCTGCAATATTATCCCCAATCTGTTTTGCTAGGTCAGTGATTATGCCACTTAGCGCATCAGATGATACCAACCGGATAGGGTTGAGGTTGGACTGAGAAACAGGAGTGGAAGTATTAGGTCCCATAGTGGAACCCAAGTAATGCCGTTCAGCCTGGACAGCGCTACTCCCAACGAGAGGTGCTACTCCATCCCTCCCATCACTAGACAAAGATAAGCCCCACCCCCTTCCAAAAACACGTGCAGTTAAACTCCTAGTTGGGTTAGATAGACCACCCATATCAAGTAAGTCCTCCCTAACCATggttataaaattatatatatatatatatatatatatatatatatatatatatatatatatatatatatatatatatatatatatatgaaataagaAATAGATTTGTGCCTAAGGAATCAAAGCCGGTGCAGAgagggaagaagaaaaaaaatgacaccgTCAGGTTATGCTTCTACACAGTTAGAACATAAAAGTATCCGGCTGCTGTagggggaaaagaaaaaaaaaaacttgataaTCTCAGAGAGTAAAGTTATACTACGGTGACATTAACCGTATagttaagaaaaaaaacagcttccCAAAGCGGGCAAAGAGCATTACCAACAGCATATATTAGGCAAGTACTCGTGGCTAAATCGCGGTTCGCTAAATAAACAGCTCAATGTGAAAATAAACAGTAAATTAAATTCCAACCGGCCGTTTAGGCGTACAGCTTGCTCagcattggaaaaaaaaacttactgACATGAAGCTTTCCAAACGAATAAACGCTGAAGACGTGCCCTGATCAGTCCCTAACAGCTAGCTCTTCCAACCTCGCTTTCCGTCCGCCTTCCTCGCACTGGCTCTCCACACACGATCTGGGTCACGGCACCAGATGTAACCGGGCAGTCCTTCCTATACTCTGCGTTGTGTTTtagggtgttatcaggtgtgtgtggggtgcaggaggaagggatattacagacgccgttgtcgttcccgaattttttattgaacctgttgggaacaatagggaaaggggtaaacttcatacgctctggccctctcgctctctcttcccgcgtgtgcaatacaccaaaggccGCCGGCGCGCCACAGGAAAAACGCGCACATTATTCAAACTGAACATAAATGGGAAATGATACAgaagatgttaatttaatacaaatgaaaacataCCTGTCGGGAACAATagggaaaggggtaaacttcatacgCTCTGGctctctctctgcacaaagtaaaacaatgtatatacttatgtatagacaTTTTTTCCATCCCCTACTTATGATAAACAATAAATCATATATATTATATGGGGCATAATTACACAATTGATTTattaactcgggggaccctgtcattagatcctcacctcttcccgcgtgtgcaaagggaagaggaaatgaggtcgggacccttataaaggggaaaagacaaaGGGAGGAGCGATGCAGGACAAGAGCATCATGGGAAGTTTAAGGGCTAttgtaccatccatccatccattttccaaaccgcttatcctactgggtcgcggggggtccggagcctatcccggaagcaatgggcacgaggcagggaacaacccaggatggggggccagcccatcacagggcacactcacacatgcacacctatgggcaatttagtaactccaattagcctcagcatgtttttggactgtggggggaaaccggagtactcggaggaaaccccacgacgacatggggagaacatgcaactccacacacatgcgacccaggcggagactcgaacccgggtcccagacgtgtgaggcaacagtgccaccatgccgcccccgggattttgtacccatcaggtacaacagaaaaagaaaacagaatcttgtataattataaattaaaagtaaaataacctgTTACACATGCAGCAAGCATGCAGATGTGAAGAAGTCAAACGCTAAATCAAATCACTAACATTATAAAACAATTACCAAAACTTGTGTATTTTGTTATACACATTCATGTCCTGGTGGAGCGTACTTGAAAACACGATAAATACATTCTATTATAAAATAATTACGTAACAAACGCAATACACATGCAAATGATTGTATATAAAACCATTATATATTTGGCGTAAGgacaaatatataattttagttACAGCCATGTAACGCATTTTCTACAATTTTTCAGAATATGTAAGTGTTTTCCACAATCAAGCAATAAGATCTGCATGCAAAGTTCTTAAACTGCAGATCGCAATTCACGGCTTTGGTTCAGTCTACGGGAAAGTCATTTTTTGCCTGCTGAGATTAACAGTCCTACGTCACGCACTTCGGGCGTTACAGAAGTTAACGATTAATCGTAAATCCGCAGAAGATTCCAGTTATCGCTACACAGCACATGCattaacgtaaaaaaaaaaacagaacatacAGCAGCGAATTCCCAACCTAACTGTCTCCGAAATAACAGACGACGTCCGTGGATTGACGAAGCACCTCCTCGCTGGTCCCGATTAAGCGTATGGGAATTTGGAAAGGTTTCGAGGGGCAGCACGTcctaggggggtggggggtggacaaACCAACCCTCCATGAGCCCACCCCCTCCGTCCACAAATGCCCTTTAACAAGTTATTGCGATTTAATTTCTACTATATTTAATATAACTAAATTTAGTATAAAAATACTAAAAGTGTTTTTCTTTTGATATGCCACTCACTGAAAAGCCTATGTATATAACGTTTTCCCTATGTTAGATGTATTTCTGATTTTACTGAAACACCAATCAGCTCCTTTTCTTACTGACGTCGTTATTTGTACTGTCGTCCAAGGCCACTTATCCGGCGCTTCCTCCTCGCAAACCCCCAAATATCCATACCTTTCCAAACAGAGTAGTTACACATAAACAGTTACGCATCCACACTAAGGCACGTTTGCTATGAGATTTTGCAATGCAGGGAAACGTCATTCACGCGTATTGCAtactgttttaaaaataaaagtacccCATAACACTTAATTTCTGCACACAAATCAAAAAACTCAATGAGCTCTTTCCATACTAAGTTAACAAGGCTGATTAGTTAATCTGAATTTAAAGATATCTCAGGGTTCAAATATCGAGGTATTTCTCCAGTTGAACCTGAACACGCAGGCATACTTTTGCCTTCTGTTATGTCtttagccaccagtctgacagGGGCTGGAAAGAAGCTGTTATAAAACCGTGCTTCTTGTGTGATGACGCTGTCCAGCCTGCAGTGTCTCAGGTTATATGCTTGATCTTGTTCGTTAAATAGACAAAGGTTTTACTAATTATATTTCGAGGGATAGCCGTTCTTTATTTGAAATTTTGCCACAGGCATAAAAAGGTCGAcctaaataaagaataaaacacACCTTTTGGACAACTTATGTGAATGgtgcaatataaaattataatgtagGCTACAAAGTAGGGCAAAATGGGCTATTTGTAGGGTTAATATCTGTATACAGTTTGAGTACACAATGAAGTAACTGATTCTCTGGTGTAGTAACAGCTGTATCCCATTTCTGCCCCAGTTCATCTGATACTGGGTTTATGACCCGGTCACTCCTCCCCACCCACTGTGAGGAACTGTCTCTGAGGAATTAGAGCATACCAGCATCTTAATCCTGCTCCTTCTCACATGCTTGTCTCCTtcagtgcatgtgtgtatgcattTCCCGATTCCCGATTGGTTTTCATGACATCGCATGTGACCTAGAGGTGTAGGTGTTGTGGATGGAATGCTTATATTGATTTAGACTCCCAGCCTCTTGAATCCTACCTACATCTGCTGAATGTAGTTCTCAGTGTTAAATGTGCATGTGACATATAACTTTCAAGGACATTTCACAGACATTTTAGTCAATTGCCTTTGAAGTGCATATGATTCTTATCTAGTCCAGTTCTAGAACGTGTCAGATGACAAGGGATGGTGTAGCTGCTGGTGGCTCGTTACTGGGAGACAGTGGATTAAAGAGCCCATGCAATTGCTATTGTGGCTGTGCAATCACTTTTGggcattttcttttgtttcaaGGAACAAAGGAGgtcttgatgaggtggtaacaCACCTAGATGTCTTTGTGACACAGGGTGGTACAGAAGCAGGAAAACTGGCACCACATTCAGACTGGCATGGGAACAAGAACAGGTGCCCTTTCGTCACAGTGCAGTAGTTTATAGTGTATTCAACGTTCCCTTAGCGGTTGGTAACTTCGTGCAAACaccataaaacattaaaaccatCTTTGATAAAGCAGAATACAAGTAAGTCCCATTCTTCTTAATTGGCCCATGCATATGGATAAAAGTGATTCTTCTCCCAGAAATGACACCGCGAGGCTGAGAAGTTCTGGACGGCGGAGAAGTTGTGTGACAGCAGCGCCATGTGTGAGGGGAACGGGGGCCACTCGCTGGGCATCTCACCTGGGGGAGAGGATGCATCAAGGCGGTCAATGTGTGTCGGTGAAGCACATGGCTGCCGTTGTGATTCTGCAGCTTTGGCCTGAGACGGTGACACATTACTGCTAAATGCTTGTGTTTGCTGAGAAACTGATCAATTAGCAATTCACGTATTCCGTTAATTACTTAGAGAACCTGCTCTTACTCAAAGTCTGAGGATTTCCTTCACTCTGTAAGCCTGGCGTTTGATTCCTGAAAAGAATCTACTCTAAGATCACATAGCGTTATATTCTTCTGAAATGGTTAATAGAGGATTCCTGGTGGCCTCACCTGTTCTTGCGAAGTGCACCATATACTTGGTCATGATCCCCTGAAAACTTCGATCTTCTGAGCTCACCCCCGCCAGTACCGATTTAAGGCTATCAAAGAACGCCAGTGCATCTAACATGTGGAATGAGAAGCGACTGTGAAAGGGTAGCAGGCAGGAGACCTTCTCCACCACTCTGGACGGCGTGTAGGTGACAATGTAACGGTACACAGGGCTCTTCGAAGCCACTGAAAGAAAGATGACATTGATTAAACATGGCcttgttagtgatctgacaatGTATCAGTTTAATCCACAAAATCTGTGCATATGGATCCTGTGAATAATTAATCACTCTTTAATAACCATGCAATCGCTGATGGACACAAAGTTTTAGGGTGCACTCACACTTAAGCGATACATACCGTGCCCAAGCACATTTGACCCCCAAAGTCTAGTTCATTTGACTAGTTTGATTGCTTTGTCTTGTGCCTGAGCCCGGTTCAGTTGGTCTCGGCATGGTAATCATTTTGTATGATCACTAACGATGCCTGAGCATAGAACACAGACATGATGCAACTGGCACACGCACACGTACACTATACCGGAACTAGAATTGGAAGGAACAGATTGGGTAGGCTGCACAGATTGTGTAGtgataaatatttaacaaaCATGGTGGTGTCACGTGTACACTCAAACTGCAAATTGAAAtctgattttaataaataaatcatacaaTTCTTTTTGTCGTAGGGTGTAACACTGGTAAACCCCCGGCAGTACGGTTCATTGCTGGATTTTTTTCCCACTAACTGCCTCACTGCCCCTTAAAGGCGAAGGCGGATATCTGGATTTTACTGTGGACTTTCATTTTGGATTTTGTTGGATTACCCTTACTGGATGGGTTGCTTTGTTCTAACTCTCCTAATCAGGTGCCCTGTTTCCTTTGTCTGCTTGCCCTACTGCATTCTCTTATTTGTTTAATGAATCCCCCGTTTGTGTTTTTACGGATGTGTGTGCGCTCGTGCTCCACTGCCGGTGCTGATAAGCCGACACAGAAGAAGCTCCGTCATTAAACGGGATCTTGAATTGTATCGAACTTTCACCAAGCATTCGTCATGTTGACATCAAGGAAAATTATATCGCGATAATTACTGTTATCAtattatcgcccagccctacttATAGGTCTGCATGATTAAATGAAAATCGCTGTGCTGCATACTCAGCAGAACTAGAAGAGGACGACTCCAAATAAACCACAAAATAAGGACATTAATCATTAAGTCCATTGAGCTGCATGCCAGCCATTTTCTTcctatgttttcttcaacagaaAAAAGTCACACAGTGACGATGAAAGCATATTGGGGCTTGGAATGTTAAGTGCTGTGAGAGCACAGATGAGTGGCGGACTGAGGTGAGGAAGGGGTCAATCGTGCTTAGGCATGATACGTGGCATCCAGACCAAGAGTGTGTACACCCTTAGTATACAAAAGCAGAGGAGAGTTTCTTGCtgatattttcttattaaaaaGTGTTGGACATTACATGCAGCTCTTCTGGCTTTGTCGTGGGCGGGACAGGTGATTCTCACGTCTGACACCAGGGTGGTGTAGAGTCTTTCAGGACAGCGGTCATTGATGGGGCATTTGGCAGAGCTAGGGTACAGGGTAGCAGCTTCTTTGGAGATATTCACTCCAAAGGGCATCAGGTTTTCTAGAACAGATGACAAGGCAGGTGGATCAATTTCAGTCAGTGTTTCTGGCTATTTGCTAAAATAAGCTAAATTATCAAAAATGATAGCAGGGTTCCTTTGGCTCTTCATGGTACAGAGTATGAGTGGATTCACACATTGTTAGAATATAGCGGTTTATCTGCCATCTCTATATGTATTGGTATCACTTCAAGGGAAAAATACTAGAACAAGCAGTAAAAATGCTATACTTACTTGTCACAAACCAATAGTAGTCTTCCCAAGTCCACATTGAGATGTTCTCATATGGTGGACTGGAAGAGAGTAAACAGAATTAAAACGACTTGCTTTGTCATTAGTCCAATTTTAATTTGCATGGGGCTCCATCACTGTGCCTGAACTGGTACTGAAGGAGGAAGACATTTCCTGGGGTGAATAAAAGTTTCATTTTCAGTCAATAAAGCACTGAGATGATCTCGCTAAATGGTTCCCAGGAAACCTACTGTGATGTATGTGTGATTACAGATGAACGATACTGGTCAATCAGGACAAAAAGATACTAGGAGTAGATAAAATGGCCAGGCACCTGAAATCAGCTTCCTGTTCGGTGGTTCCGATCACATAGGGAACATCATTGTAGCTGCTGCCTTTCTCCCAGGTCTCAAAGGGTGGGGCAAGTAGAACATGCCCATCTACAACAGCCACCGGTCCATCAAAGAGGCCCTTCGTTGGTATGTTTGCATAGTCTTCGGCGGCCCAAAAAGGGTACTCTTTCCATGGAATAGACTAACACAAGAGGAATTCAGATCAACCAATGAGATCTGATTTAAGAACATAATTTTGAGGACTGTTACTGGAAACTATGATGTAAGCTGACTGAGGTTTACACTGTGAAATTTATTGATGTTGGGAAGATGAGCTTGTAGACACTAATATCTGAATGCAAGCACGCTAGCTGCAACCTCTTTAGTTAGTCAGTATGTCTAGAAAATATACATGCAATGTATTTTCACATAAACCGGTATAAAATCAGGTAATTGACTGACAACAGTGCAGTAATACTAGCAGCAACAGTTGATACGTTAACCGTCTGCAATCTCACCTGCAGGATCAAACAGAAATCTTGCCAAACCGTCTAAAATACCGAGCAAGTTTTTGTTGTGGACATATAAAAACACCCTGAGAATCTGTATGTAGGTAgaaacaaaatatatttttggaatAAAAAAGAACAAGAATCTTTAGATTTGCTCTTTGAGTTGGGAAGCAGCACTTCTGCATATTTGCAAATAGCAGTATTTCATGGCTGTTGAAGCCTTGCGCCAAATGCCCTGGAGAGTAATGAACGTTAAGGAAGAACATTGCAACTCAGTCCAGCTGAAGGTGATTAAATTCGCTTTGTGAATTATTTTAACAATAGTGAATTCATTTACTTCCGGCGACTCTGTACATGCACAGGCTCGTATTTATCGCTTTCTATAGTTAAAACTTATACAATAACAAATATTCTTTTATGCGTCATTATCTCTTCCTCTCAATGGTGTATTATTGCATCCATCACTGATTTATTTTATGAGTCATCACTGTATTAAGCTCATGTAGCGAAAAACTTCTGTCATAAAGCAGCTTGCATGGAAAAAGCCTAAAACTGTCTGCGGCCGATTATAAAAACTGTCTCAGTAATCAAACGGCAAAATATTGCTTGCCATGCAAAACAGGACTAGCATTCCATTTACTTTATTTACaagcctctggcttgctcactgggggctttaggcaaaaataatgtaaagcactttgacagaatgtaatgttgtgaaactaTGCTATACAAATACAATTGAGATAACTGAGTATTATCACTTTACTTATTTACTCATTTGTTTTGCAACATTCCATTTACTTTAGCCATTGCATTAAGTAATTAATTGTAAAAAGGCTTTTATTGTACTTACATTTCAAACTGACTTTCCACACTGATGAGTGTGAGGGGCATTTGCCAATGACATTCAAGAGTGATGGACATTATGCAAACTATTACAGGTGTGTTGACACCTACCTCAATAAAATTGATTGTTTGGGCCACTgactttggggaaaaaaacggTGTCACTCCGAAGTTCTAACACTTTAGTGATCACACCACATAAAATTTCAGAATACTTCAATCAGCTGTGTGTAGCCAAGCCCTATGTCTATATGCTCCAGAGCTCAGCTAGAGattattttaatgcatttttcttttaCAATTTCTCAGCACCTCTggaaataggtttttgaaaagtgtatgtttatttaaacaaaaaaaaagttgaagaaTGACATTGTAAATGGTCCCAGATTATTGCCGCTGAGTTTGTGCcgaataaaaataaatggagtACTTTgggaatatttttaaatatcaagACATGTTACTACCTCAAAAGTagctgagaggcctcagactccagagGGCTAATACAGTAGCTATGTTCTGGCCTGATCTGTAATGTTAGGAATAATTATTATTCTTAAAAATGATCTTCACCTGGAGTACTTTGGTTGTGGAGAGACTGTAGAGACACTGTAAGTTACTGCAACCTGACTTCTTCAGGAACACCAAGTTGTCCTTCTCCGCCTTCTCCAAAGAGCCATTGTAAATGTATGAGCCACTCATGTCTATAGCCCTGTGGAACAGGCCTTTGGCGAGTGGGGACATCATCATGGTCCACACAGATGTTCCCCCTGTACAGAGAAGACTCACCTCAGAATTACGAAATGACTTTTGTAGAAATGTGTGGTCCAAATGGgcaaatctacacacagatgaATCAGAATCTTttgaccaccctcgcctgaagCAAATAA
Coding sequences within it:
- the LOC125705859 gene encoding para-nitrobenzyl esterase-like isoform X2 encodes the protein MSEDAYEVRDGAEYRYLVQEEGDEVEHYSRRRYVSPFLVVSRKWIFIITVGVLSLLALAGYLAYVAVNPLHRSAVVSTNCGYVRGRWADGAYSFKGIPFAAPPVKERRWKPPVDLQEAGLCWRGTYEAALFRNICAQVQPMDEKGKVMGEEDCLYLNVWTPSLQKDARLPVMVWFHGGYLHMFSGSEKDFSPTESLAAQTGIVYVSFNYRLNAFGFLALELLREGSPTNTSGNYGFMDQIAALKWVQRNIQQFGGDPGKVTIFGQSSGGTSVWTMMMSPLAKGLFHRAIDMSGSYIYNGSLEKAEKDNLVFLKKSGCSNLQCLYSLSTTKVLQSIPWKEYPFWAAEDYANIPTKGLFDGPVAVVDGHVLLAPPFETWEKGSSYNDVPYVIGTTEQEADFSPPYENISMWTWEDYYWFVTKNLMPFGVNISKEAATLYPSSAKCPINDRCPERLYTTLVSDVRITCPAHDKARRAALASKSPVYRYIVTYTPSRVVEKVSCLLPFHSRFSFHMLDALAFFDSLKSVLAGVSSEDRSFQGIMTKYMVHFARTGEMPSEWPPFPSHMALLSHNFSAVQNFSASRCHFWEKNHFYPYAWAN
- the LOC125705859 gene encoding para-nitrobenzyl esterase-like isoform X1: MLNRNSCGITMSEDAYEVRDGAEYRYLVQEEGDEVEHYSRRRYVSPFLVVSRKWIFIITVGVLSLLALAGYLAYVAVNPLHRSAVVSTNCGYVRGRWADGAYSFKGIPFAAPPVKERRWKPPVDLQEAGLCWRGTYEAALFRNICAQVQPMDEKGKVMGEEDCLYLNVWTPSLQKDARLPVMVWFHGGYLHMFSGSEKDFSPTESLAAQTGIVYVSFNYRLNAFGFLALELLREGSPTNTSGNYGFMDQIAALKWVQRNIQQFGGDPGKVTIFGQSSGGTSVWTMMMSPLAKGLFHRAIDMSGSYIYNGSLEKAEKDNLVFLKKSGCSNLQCLYSLSTTKVLQSIPWKEYPFWAAEDYANIPTKGLFDGPVAVVDGHVLLAPPFETWEKGSSYNDVPYVIGTTEQEADFSPPYENISMWTWEDYYWFVTKNLMPFGVNISKEAATLYPSSAKCPINDRCPERLYTTLVSDVRITCPAHDKARRAALASKSPVYRYIVTYTPSRVVEKVSCLLPFHSRFSFHMLDALAFFDSLKSVLAGVSSEDRSFQGIMTKYMVHFARTGEMPSEWPPFPSHMALLSHNFSAVQNFSASRCHFWEKNHFYPYAWAN